DNA sequence from the Dethiobacter alkaliphilus AHT 1 genome:
AATCCCCGGGCGTGTTAAGTTAAAGCTAGAAGAGAGCTATAACATGCTGCAGATGTTTGTTGCACATTGGTCTATGTTTTCTTCACGGTTTGGCTTGGACCAGATAATGATCTCGGTGCCGATGATATCTGCTCCTTTGGACCGGCAGATTTCTTTCATTTTGTTTATGGCGCGGTTGCCGCCGGTCCAGTGGAAGGGCAGCTGCTTTGTCACCACGCAGGCTACTTTTTTGTTTTGTAATGTGGGCAACTGGTTTAGATAGGCTGCCATTACCGGTACCAAAGAAAAGGCCTGAACTGCTGCTGCAAAGATGATGGCGTCATAGGGCTCTGTTTTGGGAGTGTTGGTAAATTCAAATTCCGTTGCCCGGGGTGAGGAGTCGGCTGTGGTGGTGATTTTTTCAATTGTTGCTGTATGGCCGTTTGCTTCAAGTTGTTCTTTTAGCTTTTGGGCAACCGAATTGGTGTTGCCGGTTTGGGAGTAGACGATGATACCAATATTCATTTTTAATCGCTCCTATCTTCTTTGGCACATTTTTGTTCTAACAGGACATATGAGTCATATGGGTTCTTTTTGACGCATTGTTCATGAAAGAGACGTCCGCCTTTTCTTATCTGATATTCTTTACCTTCTTCGATGTAGTCAAAACAAACAAAGCAGGTGCCGATGTACTTAATTAACATAATGGTACCCTCCTTAACCAATAATTCAGCATCTTCCTTTTTTCTCCTTCTTTGCCTGTTTAATTAAAAGATAGCTATTGTTCTGGTTGACTAATAGCTAAAATAAATATATAATTTTAGCTAAAGGAGGTGTGCAGGATGCGTGTCAGTACTACTGACTTGCAGAATGCTTTTGGCAAATACCTGTCTTTGGTAGAGAAGGAAGATATTATTGTGGTAAAGAACGGTAAGAGCGTGGCAAAGCTTGTCCACTATATTGAGCCGGACTTTTATGTTGTCCGGGAAGAAGCACATAGTTATAAGCCGGTAAGGAAAATCAGCTACGACGAATATCTGGATTTGGTTGAATCGTCCGATCAAAGGTATGAGTTAATTGATGGTGTTGTTTACCTGTTGGCTTCTCCGGGATTCAAACACCAGGTTGTGGTAAATGAGATGTCTTGGCATTTTAATAATTATTTCCGGGGAAGAAAATGTCGATCTTTAACCGCGCCGTTGGATATCCGGCTTTTTGGGCATGCCACTAAGTTTGAAGAGGATCCCAAT
Encoded proteins:
- a CDS encoding flavodoxin family protein produces the protein MNIGIIVYSQTGNTNSVAQKLKEQLEANGHTATIEKITTTADSSPRATEFEFTNTPKTEPYDAIIFAAAVQAFSLVPVMAAYLNQLPTLQNKKVACVVTKQLPFHWTGGNRAINKMKEICRSKGADIIGTEIIIWSKPNREENIDQCATNICSML
- a CDS encoding Uma2 family endonuclease codes for the protein MRVSTTDLQNAFGKYLSLVEKEDIIVVKNGKSVAKLVHYIEPDFYVVREEAHSYKPVRKISYDEYLDLVESSDQRYELIDGVVYLLASPGFKHQVVVNEMSWHFNNYFRGRKCRSLTAPLDIRLFGHATKFEEDPNVVQPDIVVICDEEKVNEKGRYVGVPTLVVEVLSSSTKGKDLATKLHLYMRSGVSEYWVIDPDKKSITRYSFDEERDIQSMDIFGEGDVVSSVVFNGLELRLDEIFT